A genomic segment from Portunus trituberculatus isolate SZX2019 chromosome 14, ASM1759143v1, whole genome shotgun sequence encodes:
- the LOC123503397 gene encoding uncharacterized protein LOC123503397 isoform X1, whose product MTTSTHQGPDQAPALIRISPKRIQTQVTQAVRYRPVRSLLLLGLLVLVSLFVLFTLSQMAVVQHTMMAHLGTGVSPGLVAGGGGTTSGGRASKGSKRPWRRQFNQFKIEPLLVRNAPSVEVNSAMAANRRMANQIAAIIVRNSLLVSHSSHSKAHNTSSSHHVPSEDTIEGTTNSSDIRNDPPVSSNLPPEFRRPGQKVSSTEVNRGTASQGSAGGSGGQEDMRNVTDVIRTKNKLKGSLVIGEENVRHSTTLERQHETTKSEKVSTSTLKDATKPKVWCDPGASDCSGQNSALVQVNNNIKVGGKEQDKDSIRKATNSQGNYEKQKNEPLNLSKTHLHDENLNSTDTERKLKYLNVPDISLYEAIDDDDTDLAFRKNVSNRKGGPSSHLSEDQLRDLPLCPEIPPGLKGHLHVDLDYLEKLSLKEVLHQLDWVSPGGSWSPVQDPLNPCLPRHKVAIVLPYRDRLHHLIILLSWLHPILRRQQLEYSIYVAEQTGNATFNKGSIMNAGFVEAWQRSDANCFVFHDVDLLPEDDRNMYSCPPHPRHLSVGVDTLGYKLPYFLLVGGVLSVRGDQFLRLNGYSNMYWGWGGEDDDMGYRIRQSGLSITRPADSVAKYTMIRHLKRRPLTWKVRGKLLRTSGRRYRLDGLNTLKYTLQGLHRHPLFTHLLLDVGTPPENLIRLDSG is encoded by the exons ATGACCACCAGCACCCACCAAGGCCCTGACCAGGCCCCGGCGCTCATCCGCATCAGCCCTAAAAGAATACAAACACAG GTAACCCAGGCGGTGCGGTACCGGCCCGTCAGGTCACTCTTGCTGCTCGGGCTGCTCGTGTTGGTgtccctcttcgtcctcttcacaCTGTCACAG ATGGCGGTGGTGCAGCACACAATGATGGCCCACCTTGGTACGGGCGTGTCTCCTGGCTTGGTGGCGGGGGGCGGAGGGACGACAAGCGGGGGGCGAGCGTCTAAAGGATCAAAGAGACCTTGGCGTCGTCAGTTTAATCAGTTCAAGATTGAGCCTTTGCTGGTACGCAACGCCCCGTCCGTGGAG GTGAACTCAGCCATGGCAGCAAATCGGCGCATGGCTAACCAAATCGCTGCAATCATCGTCCGCAACTCCCTCTTAGTCAGCCACTCCAGCCACTCCAAAGCGCACAACACATCCTCCTCTCATCATGTTCCATCAGAAGACACGATTGAAGGTACCACCAATTCCTCTGACATCAGGAACGACCCACCAGTTTCTTCAAATCTCCCGCCAGAATTCCGTCGCCCTGGTCAGAAGGTCTCCTCGACGGAAGTTAATCGAGGGACGGCGTCACAGGGATCGGCGGGAGGGAGTGGCGGGCAGGAAGATATGAGGAATGTCACTGATGTCATAAGGacgaaaaataaactaaaaggcAGTTTGGTGATAggtgaagaaaatgtaagacaTTCCACAACGTTAGAAAGACAACACGAGACCACGAAATCTGAGAAGGTTTCCACTTCTACGCTTAAGGACGCGACAAAACCAAAAGTGTGGTGTGACCCTGGTGCAAGTGATTGTAGTGGACAAAACAGTGCTCTTGTACAAGTGAATAACAACATAAAGGTTGGGGGCAAAGAGCAGGACAAAGACTCTATCAGGAAAGCCACGAACTCCCAAGGAAATTACGAGAAACAAAAGAACGAGCCATTAAACTTAAGCAAAACACATTTACACGACGAAAATTTAAACTCTACCGACACTGAAAGAAAACTCAAATACTTAAACGTACCAGACATTAGTTTGTATGAAGCCATCGACGATGATGACACTGACCTGGCGTTCAGAAAGAATGTCTCTAATAGAAAGGGAGGTCCGTCATCGCATCTTTCTGAGGACCAACTAAGGGATCTTCCTCTGTGCCCCGAGATTCCTCCAGGACTGA AAGGACACCTCCACGTAGATTTGGACTACTTGGAAAAGCTCAGCCTGAAGGAGGTGTTGCATCAGCTGGACTGGGTGTCGCCCGGTGGCAGCTGGAGTCCCGTGCAGGATCCTCTCAACCCTTGCCTCCCTCGTCATAAAGTAGCGATCGTGTTGCCGTACAGAGATCGCCTCCATCACCTCATCATTCTCCTAAGCTGGCTGCACCCCATCCTCCGCCGCCAGCAGCTCGAGTATTCAATATACGTCGCCGAGCAG ACTGGGAACGCCACCTTTAACAAGGGCTCCATCATGAACGCTGGCTTCGTAGAGGCATGGCAGAGGAGCGACGCCAACTGCTTCGTGTTCCACGACGTTGACTTGCTGCCAGAAGACGACCGGAACATGTACTCGTGCCCGCCACACCCACGCCATCTGTCGGTCGGCGTGGACACCCTCGGCTACAA GTTGCCATACTTCCTGCTCGTGGGAGGTGTGCTCAGTGTCCGCGGTGATCAGTTCCTGCGCCTCAACGGCTACTCCAACATGTACTGGGGCTGGGGCGGCGAGGACGATGACATGGGATACAG GATAAGACAATCTGGGCTTAGCATCACTCGACCTGCAGACTCGGTGGCCAAGTACACCATGATTCGACACCTCAAGCGTCGACCTCTCACTTGGAAG GTTCGTGGGAAGCTCCTGCGCACCTCTGGCCGGCGATACAGGCTGGACGGCCTCAACACACTGAAGTACACGCTGCAGGGCCTCCACCGACACCCGCTCTTCACCCACTTGCTCCTCGACGTGGGGACACCTCCAGAAAACCTGATTCGTCTTGACAGCGGctag
- the LOC123503397 gene encoding uncharacterized protein LOC123503397 isoform X3, with protein sequence MTTSTHQGPDQAPALIRISPKRIQTQVTQAVRYRPVRSLLLLGLLVLVSLFVLFTLSQMAVVQHTMMAHLGTGVSPGLVAGGGGTTSGGRASKGSKRPWRRQFNQFKIEPLLVRNAPSVEVNSAMAANRRMANQIAAIIVRNSLLVSHSSHSKAHNTSSSHHVPSEDTIEGTTNSSDIRNDPPVSSNLPPEFRRPGQKVSSTEVNRGTASQGSAGGSGGQEDMRNVTDVIRTKNKLKGSLVIGEENVRHSTTLERQHETTKSEKVSTSTLKDATKPKVWCDPGASDCSGQNSALVQVNNNIKVGGKEQDKDSIRKATNSQGNYEKQKNEPLNLSKTHLHDENLNSTDTERKLKYLNVPDISLYEAIDDDDTDLAFRKNVSNRKGGPSSHLSEDQLRDLPLCPEIPPGLKGHLHVDLDYLEKLSLKEVLHQLDWVSPGGSWSPVQDPLNPCLPRHKVAIVLPYRDRLHHLIILLSWLHPILRRQQLEYSIYVAEQTGNATFNKGSIMNAGFVEAWQRSDANCFVFHDVDLLPEDDRNMYSCPPHPRHLSVGVDTLGYKLPYFLLVGGVLSVRGDQFLRLNGYSNMYWGWGGEDDDMGYSQQAY encoded by the exons ATGACCACCAGCACCCACCAAGGCCCTGACCAGGCCCCGGCGCTCATCCGCATCAGCCCTAAAAGAATACAAACACAG GTAACCCAGGCGGTGCGGTACCGGCCCGTCAGGTCACTCTTGCTGCTCGGGCTGCTCGTGTTGGTgtccctcttcgtcctcttcacaCTGTCACAG ATGGCGGTGGTGCAGCACACAATGATGGCCCACCTTGGTACGGGCGTGTCTCCTGGCTTGGTGGCGGGGGGCGGAGGGACGACAAGCGGGGGGCGAGCGTCTAAAGGATCAAAGAGACCTTGGCGTCGTCAGTTTAATCAGTTCAAGATTGAGCCTTTGCTGGTACGCAACGCCCCGTCCGTGGAG GTGAACTCAGCCATGGCAGCAAATCGGCGCATGGCTAACCAAATCGCTGCAATCATCGTCCGCAACTCCCTCTTAGTCAGCCACTCCAGCCACTCCAAAGCGCACAACACATCCTCCTCTCATCATGTTCCATCAGAAGACACGATTGAAGGTACCACCAATTCCTCTGACATCAGGAACGACCCACCAGTTTCTTCAAATCTCCCGCCAGAATTCCGTCGCCCTGGTCAGAAGGTCTCCTCGACGGAAGTTAATCGAGGGACGGCGTCACAGGGATCGGCGGGAGGGAGTGGCGGGCAGGAAGATATGAGGAATGTCACTGATGTCATAAGGacgaaaaataaactaaaaggcAGTTTGGTGATAggtgaagaaaatgtaagacaTTCCACAACGTTAGAAAGACAACACGAGACCACGAAATCTGAGAAGGTTTCCACTTCTACGCTTAAGGACGCGACAAAACCAAAAGTGTGGTGTGACCCTGGTGCAAGTGATTGTAGTGGACAAAACAGTGCTCTTGTACAAGTGAATAACAACATAAAGGTTGGGGGCAAAGAGCAGGACAAAGACTCTATCAGGAAAGCCACGAACTCCCAAGGAAATTACGAGAAACAAAAGAACGAGCCATTAAACTTAAGCAAAACACATTTACACGACGAAAATTTAAACTCTACCGACACTGAAAGAAAACTCAAATACTTAAACGTACCAGACATTAGTTTGTATGAAGCCATCGACGATGATGACACTGACCTGGCGTTCAGAAAGAATGTCTCTAATAGAAAGGGAGGTCCGTCATCGCATCTTTCTGAGGACCAACTAAGGGATCTTCCTCTGTGCCCCGAGATTCCTCCAGGACTGA AAGGACACCTCCACGTAGATTTGGACTACTTGGAAAAGCTCAGCCTGAAGGAGGTGTTGCATCAGCTGGACTGGGTGTCGCCCGGTGGCAGCTGGAGTCCCGTGCAGGATCCTCTCAACCCTTGCCTCCCTCGTCATAAAGTAGCGATCGTGTTGCCGTACAGAGATCGCCTCCATCACCTCATCATTCTCCTAAGCTGGCTGCACCCCATCCTCCGCCGCCAGCAGCTCGAGTATTCAATATACGTCGCCGAGCAG ACTGGGAACGCCACCTTTAACAAGGGCTCCATCATGAACGCTGGCTTCGTAGAGGCATGGCAGAGGAGCGACGCCAACTGCTTCGTGTTCCACGACGTTGACTTGCTGCCAGAAGACGACCGGAACATGTACTCGTGCCCGCCACACCCACGCCATCTGTCGGTCGGCGTGGACACCCTCGGCTACAA GTTGCCATACTTCCTGCTCGTGGGAGGTGTGCTCAGTGTCCGCGGTGATCAGTTCCTGCGCCTCAACGGCTACTCCAACATGTACTGGGGCTGGGGCGGCGAGGACGATGACATGGGATACAG tcagcaGGCGTATTAG
- the LOC123503397 gene encoding uncharacterized protein LOC123503397 isoform X2 has translation MMLRSYTVTQAVRYRPVRSLLLLGLLVLVSLFVLFTLSQMAVVQHTMMAHLGTGVSPGLVAGGGGTTSGGRASKGSKRPWRRQFNQFKIEPLLVRNAPSVEVNSAMAANRRMANQIAAIIVRNSLLVSHSSHSKAHNTSSSHHVPSEDTIEGTTNSSDIRNDPPVSSNLPPEFRRPGQKVSSTEVNRGTASQGSAGGSGGQEDMRNVTDVIRTKNKLKGSLVIGEENVRHSTTLERQHETTKSEKVSTSTLKDATKPKVWCDPGASDCSGQNSALVQVNNNIKVGGKEQDKDSIRKATNSQGNYEKQKNEPLNLSKTHLHDENLNSTDTERKLKYLNVPDISLYEAIDDDDTDLAFRKNVSNRKGGPSSHLSEDQLRDLPLCPEIPPGLKGHLHVDLDYLEKLSLKEVLHQLDWVSPGGSWSPVQDPLNPCLPRHKVAIVLPYRDRLHHLIILLSWLHPILRRQQLEYSIYVAEQTGNATFNKGSIMNAGFVEAWQRSDANCFVFHDVDLLPEDDRNMYSCPPHPRHLSVGVDTLGYKLPYFLLVGGVLSVRGDQFLRLNGYSNMYWGWGGEDDDMGYRIRQSGLSITRPADSVAKYTMIRHLKRRPLTWKVRGKLLRTSGRRYRLDGLNTLKYTLQGLHRHPLFTHLLLDVGTPPENLIRLDSG, from the exons ATGATGCTGCGTAGCTACACG GTAACCCAGGCGGTGCGGTACCGGCCCGTCAGGTCACTCTTGCTGCTCGGGCTGCTCGTGTTGGTgtccctcttcgtcctcttcacaCTGTCACAG ATGGCGGTGGTGCAGCACACAATGATGGCCCACCTTGGTACGGGCGTGTCTCCTGGCTTGGTGGCGGGGGGCGGAGGGACGACAAGCGGGGGGCGAGCGTCTAAAGGATCAAAGAGACCTTGGCGTCGTCAGTTTAATCAGTTCAAGATTGAGCCTTTGCTGGTACGCAACGCCCCGTCCGTGGAG GTGAACTCAGCCATGGCAGCAAATCGGCGCATGGCTAACCAAATCGCTGCAATCATCGTCCGCAACTCCCTCTTAGTCAGCCACTCCAGCCACTCCAAAGCGCACAACACATCCTCCTCTCATCATGTTCCATCAGAAGACACGATTGAAGGTACCACCAATTCCTCTGACATCAGGAACGACCCACCAGTTTCTTCAAATCTCCCGCCAGAATTCCGTCGCCCTGGTCAGAAGGTCTCCTCGACGGAAGTTAATCGAGGGACGGCGTCACAGGGATCGGCGGGAGGGAGTGGCGGGCAGGAAGATATGAGGAATGTCACTGATGTCATAAGGacgaaaaataaactaaaaggcAGTTTGGTGATAggtgaagaaaatgtaagacaTTCCACAACGTTAGAAAGACAACACGAGACCACGAAATCTGAGAAGGTTTCCACTTCTACGCTTAAGGACGCGACAAAACCAAAAGTGTGGTGTGACCCTGGTGCAAGTGATTGTAGTGGACAAAACAGTGCTCTTGTACAAGTGAATAACAACATAAAGGTTGGGGGCAAAGAGCAGGACAAAGACTCTATCAGGAAAGCCACGAACTCCCAAGGAAATTACGAGAAACAAAAGAACGAGCCATTAAACTTAAGCAAAACACATTTACACGACGAAAATTTAAACTCTACCGACACTGAAAGAAAACTCAAATACTTAAACGTACCAGACATTAGTTTGTATGAAGCCATCGACGATGATGACACTGACCTGGCGTTCAGAAAGAATGTCTCTAATAGAAAGGGAGGTCCGTCATCGCATCTTTCTGAGGACCAACTAAGGGATCTTCCTCTGTGCCCCGAGATTCCTCCAGGACTGA AAGGACACCTCCACGTAGATTTGGACTACTTGGAAAAGCTCAGCCTGAAGGAGGTGTTGCATCAGCTGGACTGGGTGTCGCCCGGTGGCAGCTGGAGTCCCGTGCAGGATCCTCTCAACCCTTGCCTCCCTCGTCATAAAGTAGCGATCGTGTTGCCGTACAGAGATCGCCTCCATCACCTCATCATTCTCCTAAGCTGGCTGCACCCCATCCTCCGCCGCCAGCAGCTCGAGTATTCAATATACGTCGCCGAGCAG ACTGGGAACGCCACCTTTAACAAGGGCTCCATCATGAACGCTGGCTTCGTAGAGGCATGGCAGAGGAGCGACGCCAACTGCTTCGTGTTCCACGACGTTGACTTGCTGCCAGAAGACGACCGGAACATGTACTCGTGCCCGCCACACCCACGCCATCTGTCGGTCGGCGTGGACACCCTCGGCTACAA GTTGCCATACTTCCTGCTCGTGGGAGGTGTGCTCAGTGTCCGCGGTGATCAGTTCCTGCGCCTCAACGGCTACTCCAACATGTACTGGGGCTGGGGCGGCGAGGACGATGACATGGGATACAG GATAAGACAATCTGGGCTTAGCATCACTCGACCTGCAGACTCGGTGGCCAAGTACACCATGATTCGACACCTCAAGCGTCGACCTCTCACTTGGAAG GTTCGTGGGAAGCTCCTGCGCACCTCTGGCCGGCGATACAGGCTGGACGGCCTCAACACACTGAAGTACACGCTGCAGGGCCTCCACCGACACCCGCTCTTCACCCACTTGCTCCTCGACGTGGGGACACCTCCAGAAAACCTGATTCGTCTTGACAGCGGctag